A DNA window from Sulfurimonas sp. contains the following coding sequences:
- a CDS encoding MBL fold metallo-hydrolase: MLKKMVNPLLLSAIALLPLMTACSSDNKNKAQESAKVEKAAPAVAPEFDYKLEPKQVSSNVWCFFGALEIPTKENGGNMVNTCYIKTNDSYVLWDTGASYVYAKQAYEAMSKIAKLPPKTIILSHEHDDHWLGNNYYKEVHGAEIIGPESINRNYKAGDKTRMFQTLTENAIRGTKIIPIDKWHKDTIKFTISGVNFEYVPVGNGHSEEDWFLYMPDNKLILAGDLVMNGRVTSNRDGSVEGEIAAIQKMNSLPWTTLIPGHGFVIDKTAADEAMQYFTLTRDRVQDAIKKGIDETGIVEAVPLEEFKDKALYDLLNAGNVSRAFMEYDMGLEKK, encoded by the coding sequence ATGTTGAAAAAAATGGTTAACCCATTACTGTTATCGGCAATCGCACTGCTGCCGTTGATGACCGCATGTTCTTCAGATAATAAAAATAAAGCACAAGAGAGTGCTAAAGTTGAAAAAGCCGCTCCGGCAGTGGCTCCGGAATTTGATTATAAGCTAGAACCAAAACAAGTAAGCAGCAATGTATGGTGTTTCTTTGGAGCACTAGAGATTCCTACAAAAGAAAATGGCGGAAATATGGTAAATACTTGCTATATTAAAACAAATGACAGCTATGTCCTGTGGGATACGGGTGCATCTTATGTGTATGCTAAACAAGCTTATGAGGCTATGAGCAAAATTGCTAAGTTACCTCCAAAAACTATTATATTAAGCCATGAGCATGATGACCACTGGTTAGGTAATAACTACTATAAAGAAGTTCACGGTGCAGAAATTATAGGACCTGAATCTATCAATAGAAACTATAAAGCGGGCGACAAAACAAGAATGTTCCAAACTTTAACTGAGAATGCTATTAGAGGAACAAAAATTATTCCGATTGACAAATGGCATAAAGATACAATCAAGTTTACTATTTCAGGTGTAAATTTTGAGTATGTGCCGGTAGGTAACGGTCACTCTGAAGAGGATTGGTTTCTTTATATGCCTGATAACAAGCTTATCCTTGCAGGTGACTTGGTTATGAATGGAAGGGTTACATCAAACAGAGACGGCTCAGTTGAAGGTGAGATTGCAGCTATTCAAAAAATGAACTCTTTACCATGGACTACATTAATTCCGGGTCACGGATTTGTTATTGATAAAACTGCTGCCGATGAAGCAATGCAGTACTTTACTCTTACAAGAGACAGAGTGCAAGATGCTATCAAAAAAGGTATAGATGAGACAGGAATTGTTGAAGCAGTGCCTTTAGAAGAGTTTAAAGATAAAGCTTTATATGATCTGTTAAATGCAGGAAATGTATCAAGAGCATTTATGGAATACGATATGGGTCTTGAGAAGAAGTAG
- a CDS encoding thiamine-phosphate pyrophosphorylase, whose product MTNNQLSPELFRVIDANLNRLREGIRVVEDIVRYRDNNKELAQKLKLLRHKTKIKETLEILKERDSVNDVLRSTIKSELNRSDISSIIIANFKRAEESARVLEELYKLFSAEYSENFKYIRYELYTLEKEILI is encoded by the coding sequence ATGACGAATAATCAACTTTCACCCGAACTTTTTCGGGTGATTGATGCCAACTTAAACCGTCTCAGAGAAGGAATTAGAGTTGTTGAAGATATCGTGAGATATAGAGACAACAACAAAGAACTTGCTCAAAAACTAAAACTGCTAAGACATAAAACAAAAATCAAAGAAACGCTAGAGATACTAAAAGAACGAGACAGTGTTAATGATGTACTTCGTTCAACCATTAAAAGCGAACTAAATCGCAGCGATATCTCCTCTATAATTATTGCAAATTTCAAAAGGGCAGAGGAGTCTGCAAGAGTGCTTGAAGAGCTATATAAACTTTTCAGTGCAGAGTATAGTGAAAACTTTAAGTATATCAGATACGAGCTTTATACGCTTGAAAAAGAGATTTTGATTTAA
- a CDS encoding Bax inhibitor-1/YccA family protein — translation MGLYDRDYARGNASTYSSYVKSEAQIVSFVKETYKLFAASMMAGAVGAYVGVPMAGTVQAFFWPLFFVEMGLLIGLHFVKHKPGINLAVMFGFVFMTGLMLAPLLSRTLGMSGGATIIGNAFAMTSVVFGAMSFYAIKTTKDFTGYTKPLMIAMFVIIGFSILNIFLGNPILHIIISGVVVILFSIMVIFDTQNIMQGGYETPIDGAIALYLDFLNIFTALLQLFGIFGNDE, via the coding sequence ATGGGACTTTATGATCGTGATTACGCAAGAGGAAATGCATCTACTTATAGCAGTTATGTTAAAAGTGAAGCACAAATTGTTTCTTTTGTAAAAGAGACATATAAACTTTTTGCAGCCTCTATGATGGCCGGAGCTGTCGGAGCTTATGTAGGTGTTCCTATGGCAGGAACGGTTCAAGCATTTTTTTGGCCTCTTTTTTTCGTAGAAATGGGATTATTGATCGGTTTGCATTTTGTAAAACATAAACCGGGTATTAATTTAGCCGTAATGTTCGGTTTTGTATTTATGACTGGACTTATGCTTGCACCTCTATTGTCTCGTACGCTTGGAATGAGCGGCGGAGCTACTATTATAGGAAATGCGTTTGCAATGACCTCTGTAGTATTTGGGGCGATGAGTTTTTATGCAATTAAAACTACGAAAGATTTTACGGGATACACAAAACCTCTTATGATTGCTATGTTTGTAATTATTGGATTTTCTATTCTTAATATCTTTTTGGGTAATCCAATATTACATATAATTATCTCCGGTGTTGTCGTTATTCTCTTTAGTATAATGGTAATCTTTGATACACAGAATATAATGCAAGGCGGTTATGAAACTCCTATTGACGGCGCAATTGCTCTGTACTTAGATTTTTTAAATATTTTTACTGCATTATTGCAACTATTCGGTATATTTGGAAATGACGAATAA
- the soxY gene encoding thiosulfate oxidation carrier protein SoxY has protein sequence MQRRKFLSLGAAAAAVVTVLPSSLTATDFRTTAPKAWEAPTSKEAIEALFGSSAATEGKVEIKAPKLAENGGAVPIGIKSSIPLTTIAIFQDANPRSAVAVFEMGDNGVMDMMTKIKMRKTAEVTIIGKGKDGKLYSAVQKVEVSIGGCGG, from the coding sequence ATGCAAAGAAGAAAATTTTTAAGTTTAGGTGCAGCTGCGGCTGCTGTTGTAACAGTTTTACCATCTAGTTTAACTGCTACTGATTTTAGAACGACGGCTCCAAAAGCTTGGGAAGCTCCAACTAGTAAAGAAGCTATAGAGGCACTTTTCGGTTCATCTGCTGCAACTGAGGGTAAAGTTGAAATTAAAGCTCCAAAGCTTGCTGAAAACGGTGGTGCAGTGCCAATCGGTATCAAATCATCTATACCGCTTACAACTATTGCTATTTTTCAAGATGCAAACCCTAGAAGCGCAGTTGCTGTTTTTGAAATGGGCGATAACGGTGTTATGGATATGATGACTAAAATCAAAATGAGAAAAACTGCAGAAGTTACTATTATCGGAAAAGGCAAAGACGGCAAGTTATACTCAGCAGTACAAAAAGTAGAAGTTTCTATCGGTGGATGTGGAGGTTGA
- the soxZ gene encoding thiosulfate oxidation carrier complex protein SoxZ: MKIKAKLTGDETEIKLLLESPMAGKEEAATKKIEESYITHITAKVGTAVVWEASTGPFLSKDPYFMFKFKGAKAGDKIVVETVDNKGKTEKAEEAIK, translated from the coding sequence ATGAAAATAAAAGCAAAATTAACAGGTGACGAAACAGAAATCAAGTTATTACTTGAGAGTCCAATGGCTGGTAAAGAAGAAGCTGCAACAAAGAAAATTGAAGAAAGCTATATCACACACATTACTGCAAAAGTAGGTACAGCAGTTGTATGGGAAGCGTCAACGGGACCATTCTTATCAAAAGACCCTTACTTCATGTTTAAATTCAAAGGTGCTAAAGCCGGTGATAAAATTGTTGTTGAAACAGTTGACAACAAAGGTAAAACTGAAAAAGCTGAAGAAGCAATCAAGTAA
- a CDS encoding c-type cytochrome yields MIKLNNKLIALGASVIASTLLTTSAFAATPSKTEAAPAGIYKATKDALDGGVTYKRSNGSYTAYKVNEQSTKGVNFGRAPTPNELKAWDVDIMPDGTGLPEGSGTAEEGSELYDKDCAVCHGEFGAGGKGYPTLTGGTLESLKNQRTCPGKDAPNRTIGSYWPQASTLIWYIRDAMPYAHPKSYTPNQLYAMTAYLLAENGVKIDGKVIEELNKDNFKKIVMPNRNGFYPNIDGPKGVENVKAFYKDPKNFGAVTGTRCMTNCGKESVAKIANEITAVVPAYTTVRDLPKEDASKGAASSPAAKAYEKSCAVCHKTDSMGAPAVGAKAAWAKVMEKGMDKVNHNAINGVGGMPAKGGAMNLSDDEVKDIVKYMVESSK; encoded by the coding sequence ATTGCTTTAGGGGCTTCTGTAATTGCAAGTACACTTTTAACTACAAGTGCTTTTGCTGCTACTCCTAGTAAAACCGAAGCTGCTCCTGCAGGTATTTATAAAGCTACTAAAGATGCATTAGACGGTGGTGTAACTTATAAAAGAAGCAATGGTTCATATACTGCATATAAAGTAAATGAGCAATCGACTAAAGGTGTTAACTTTGGTAGAGCACCGACTCCAAATGAGTTGAAAGCTTGGGATGTCGATATTATGCCTGACGGTACAGGTTTACCTGAGGGTTCCGGTACGGCAGAAGAGGGTTCAGAACTTTATGATAAAGATTGTGCAGTTTGTCACGGTGAGTTTGGTGCAGGCGGTAAAGGGTATCCGACTCTAACAGGTGGAACACTGGAGTCACTTAAAAACCAAAGAACTTGTCCGGGTAAAGATGCTCCAAACAGAACAATCGGTTCATATTGGCCACAGGCAAGTACGCTTATTTGGTATATCCGCGACGCTATGCCGTATGCACATCCAAAAAGCTATACGCCAAATCAGTTATATGCTATGACGGCTTATCTCTTAGCAGAGAATGGTGTTAAAATAGACGGTAAAGTTATAGAAGAGCTTAACAAAGATAATTTTAAAAAGATTGTTATGCCAAACCGTAATGGTTTCTATCCGAACATTGACGGACCAAAAGGTGTTGAAAATGTAAAAGCATTCTATAAAGATCCTAAAAATTTCGGTGCCGTAACCGGTACTCGTTGTATGACTAACTGTGGAAAAGAGTCTGTAGCAAAAATTGCAAACGAGATTACGGCTGTTGTGCCTGCATATACAACCGTGAGAGATCTTCCAAAAGAAGATGCATCAAAAGGTGCTGCTTCATCTCCTGCAGCAAAAGCGTATGAAAAATCATGTGCAGTTTGTCATAAAACAGACTCAATGGGCGCTCCGGCTGTCGGAGCTAAAGCTGCTTGGGCAAAAGTTATGGAAAAAGGTATGGATAAGGTAAATCATAATGCTATCAATGGTGTTGGCGGTATGCCGGCAAAAGGTGGTGCTATGAATTTAAGTGACGATGAAGTCAAAGATATTGTTAAATATATGGTAGAATCTAGTAAGTAA